In Nomascus leucogenys isolate Asia chromosome 6, Asia_NLE_v1, whole genome shotgun sequence, one DNA window encodes the following:
- the MAPK6 gene encoding mitogen-activated protein kinase 6, translating to MAEKFESLMNIHGFDLGSRYMDLKPLGCGGNGLVFSAVDNDCDKRVAIKKIVLTDPQSVKHALREIKIIRRLDHDNIVKVFEILGPSGSQLTDDVGSLTELNSVYIVQEYMETDLANVLEQGPLLEEHARLFMYQLLRGLKYIHSANVLHRDLKPANLFINTEDLVLKIGDFGLARIMDPHYSHKGHLSEGLVTKWYRSPRLLLSPNNYTKAIDMWAAGCIFAEMLTGKTLFAGAHELEQMQLILESIPVVHEEDRQELLSVIPVYIRNDMTEPHKPLTQLLPGISREALDFLEQILTFSPMDRLTAEEALSHPYMSIYSFPMDEPISSHPFHIEDEVDDILLMDETHSHIYNWERYHDCQFSEHDWPVHNNFDIDEVQLDPRALSDVTDEEEVQVDPRKYLDGDREKYLEDPAFDTNYSTEPCWQYSDHHENKYCDLECSHTCNYKTRSSSYLDNLVWRESEVNHYYEPKLIIDLSNWKEQSKEKSDKKGKSKCERNGLVKAQIALEEASQQLAGKEREKNQGFDFDSFIAGTIQLSSQHEPTDVVDKLNDLNSSVSQLELKSLISKSVSQEKQEKGMANLAQLEALYQSSWDSQFVSGGEDCFFINQFCEVRKDEQVEKENTYTSYLDKFFSRKEDTEMLETEPVEDGKLGERGHEEGFLNNSGEFLFNKQLESIGIPQFHSPVGSPLKSIQATLTPSAMKSSPQIPHQTYSSILKHLN from the exons ATGGCAGAGAAATTTGAAAGTCTCATGAACATTCATGGTTTTGATCTGGGTTCTAGGTATATGGACTTAAAACCATTGGGTTGTGGAGGCAATGGCTTGGTTTTTTCTGCTGTAGACAATGACTGTGACAAAAGAGTAGCCATCAAGAAAATTGTCCTTACTGATCCCCAGAGTGTCAAACATGCTCTACGTGAAATCAAAATTATTAGAAGACTTGACCATGATAACATTGTGAAAGTGTTTGAAATTCTTGGTCCCAGTGGAAGCCAATTAACAGACGACGTGGGCTCTCTTACGGAACTGAACAGTGTTTACATTGTTCAGGAGTACATGGAGACAGACTTGGCTAATGTGCTGGAGCAGGGCCCTTTACTGGAAGAGCATGCCAGGCTTTTCATGTATCAGCTGCTACGGGGGCTCAAGTATATTCACTCTGCAAATGTACTGCACAGAGATCTCAAACCAGCTAATCTTTTCATTAATACTGAAGACTTGGTGCTGAAGATAGGTGACTTTGGTCTTGCACGGATCATGGATCCTCATTATTCCCATAAG ggtCATCTTTCTGAAGGATTGGTTACTAAATGGTACAGATCTCCACGTCTTTTACTTTCTCCTAATAATTATACTAAGGCCATTGACATGTGGGCTGCAGGCTGCATCTTTGCTGAAATGCTGACTGGTAAAACCCTTTTTGCAG gtGCACATGAACTTGAACAGATGCAGCTGATTTTAGAATCTATTCCTGTTGTACATGAGGAAGATCGTCAGGAGCTTCTCAGCGTAATTCCAGTTTACATTAGAAATGACATGACTGAGCCACACAAACCTTTAACTCAGCTGCTTCCAGGAATTAGTCGAGAAG CACTGGATTTCCTGGAACAAATTTTGACATTTAGCCCTATGGATCGGTTAACAGCAGAAGAAGCACTCTCCCATCCTTACATGAGCATATATTCTTTTCCAATGGATGAGCCAATTTCAAGCCATCCTTTTCATATTGAAGATGAAGTTGATGATATTTTGCTTATGGATGAAACTCACAGTCACATTTATAACTGGGAAAG gtATCATGATTGTCAGTTTTCAGAGCATGATTGGCCTGTACATAACAACTTTGATATTGATGAAGTTCAGCTTGATCCAAGAGCTCTGTCCGATGTCACTGACGAAGAAGAAGTACAAGTTGATCCCCGAAAATATTTGGATGGAGATCGGGAAAAGTATCTGGAGGATCCTGCTTTTGATACCAATTACTCTACTGAGCCTTGTTGGCAATACTCAGATCATCATGAAAACAAATACTGTGATCTGGAGTGTAGCCATACTTGTAACTACAAAACGAGGTCATCATCATATTTAGATAACTTAGTTTGGAGAGAGAGTGAAGTTAACCATTACTATGAACCCAAGCTTATTATAGATCTTTCCAATTGGAAagaacaaagcaaagaaaaatctgataagaaaggcaaatcaaaatgtgaaagaaatggATTGGTTAAAGCCCAGATAGCGCTAGAGGAAGCATCACAGCAACTGgctggaaaagaaagggaaaagaatcaGGGATTTGATTTTGATTCCTTTATCGCAGGAACTATTCAGCTTAGTTCCCAGCATGAGCCTACTGATGTTGTTGATAAATTAAATGACTTGAATAGCTCAGTGTCCCAACTAGAATTGAAAAGTTTGATATCAAAGTCAGTAAGccaagaaaaacaggaaaaaggaatggCAAATCTGGCTCAATTAGAAGCCTTGTACCAGTCTTCTTGGGACAGCCAGTTTGTGAGTGGTGGGGAGGACTGTTTTTTCATAAATCAGTTTTGTGAGGTAAGGAAGGATGAACAAGTTGAGAAGGAAAACACTTACACTAGTTACTTGGACAAGTTCTTTAGCAGGAAAGAAGATACTGAAATGCTAGAAACTGAGCCAGTAGAGGATGGGAAGCTTGGGGAGAGAGGACATGAGGAAGGATTTCTGAACAACAGTGGGGAGTTCCTCTTTAACAAGCAGCTCGAGTCCATAGGCATCCCGCAGTTTCACAGTCCAGTTGGGTCACCACTTAAGTCAATACAGGCCACATTAACACCTTCTGCTATGAAATCTTCCCCTCAAATTCCTCATCAAACATACAGCAGCATTCTGAAACATCTGAACTAA